From Hoeflea sp. 108:
CCCGTCAACGGCAAGCTAACCCGCAGCAATCCGCGTGGGGCATTTTGCGCGTTGGACAGTTCGGCCTGCACCGCATCGAGCTCGGCCAGGATGCGCCGGCAGGCGTCGAGAAACACGCTGCCTTCCTGCGTCAACGCCATGCTGCGCGTCGAGCGATGGAAGAGCCGCACCCCCATGTCCTGTTCCAGCCGGGCCACGGCCTTGCCGACGGCCGAGCTCGACAAGCCCAGCCTCTGGCCTGCGGCAACGAAGCTGCCGCCCTCGGCGGTCTGCACGAAGACATCGAGAGATCCCAGCCTGTCCATTCTGCCCCTATTACGGAAAAAATTGCCGATCTATTTTGAATCCCGGACTGTTTATCCGATATCCTCACCTCGATATCCAGTCGTCGGGCGGCAGGCAAGCCGCTAGCCAGCGACACAGGAGATCCAGTTGGACAAGAAAATTGCAGCCACTTTCGCCGAAGCGCCGCAGCCGACGACATTTGTCGTCAATGTCATCCACGCCCATCCGGGCCAGCAGGAGGAAGCGTTCCGGCTGATCCAGGACGTCGTCCACTATGTGGCCGAGCGGAAGGAAGGGTTTCTCTGGAGCAATCTCGCCAAAAGCACCGACGGCAAGACGGTGGTCAACATCGAGGCCATTCAGGGGGCGGGTAATGTCGACGAGTTCTTCTCGGATCCGGCCTTTGTCGAGAAATTCCGCAAGCTCGACACCGTCTCTTCGAGCGAATTCCACGTCTATACCGTGGGGGATCTGGTGATGCCGAAGGTCGGGGGCAGGTAGCAGCCTGGTCCATGACGATGGCGTGTCCGGCGCGGTTCTGCCGTGCCGGACACCGTCATGCCGTGGTGGCTGCCTGAGATGGCTAGGTGCCGTTGTGGCCAGGTTGGACGCGTTTCACGCCCGGTATAGCCTCAGCGGCTTCGTTGCCTCGCGGCTGACCATGCCTTGCGCCTCGAGGTCGAGCTGGGCTGCCTTCAGCCACCAGCCCGCCTTCTCACCGCCGGGAAACAGCTCCTCCGGCAGCAGCGGCAGCACGCCGGCCTTGGCCTCGGCCACCGTCAGCCCCGGAGTCGATGCCGGCAGCACCTGAAGCAGCGCGTCGCGCATCGCCGTGTATTTGGCCCTGTCGACCCGGACCACGTGCCCGGGCGAGATGATGTTACGGATTTCGATCTTCTCAGCCTTGGACACCCAGCTCACCTTTCACATAATCCAGCTTGGGCGCGCGGAAGCCCATCGCCGCCCATGCCCACAACAGCCTCCACATGAAGCTGCCTGAATGCTTGGCATAGCTCGGCAGGCCGTCCGAAAACTCGACGCCCGGCCGGCGATCCCTGGTCATCACCCGCATCTCCATCGGCGGGCGCTCAGAAGCCGGCAGCCGCTCGGCATAGACCGA
This genomic window contains:
- a CDS encoding antibiotic biosynthesis monooxygenase: MDKKIAATFAEAPQPTTFVVNVIHAHPGQQEEAFRLIQDVVHYVAERKEGFLWSNLAKSTDGKTVVNIEAIQGAGNVDEFFSDPAFVEKFRKLDTVSSSEFHVYTVGDLVMPKVGGR